In Edaphobacter paludis, a single window of DNA contains:
- a CDS encoding TonB-dependent receptor encodes MSLNAQTDTAQIQGTVADSTNAIISGAQVTVTNLETGASSATTSDASGRFNFSALVRGRYKAEVHADGFESQVQNLALDVSQVQALNFHLNPGSVNSTVTVTDAAPLVNTTTSSTGAVIEGRQVTELPLNGRNFTQLALLVPGVTRGPYGADASGLNGNAETWRNSETGGAALSVNGLRAQSNNFELDGLDNNDALVNTIIFFPPVEATQQFRVTTSVAPAEFGRAGGAIVQSSIKSGTNQIHGSAFVFDRDQIFDASPNYFAPTKPAASFHRVQFGGTLGGPLWRDKLFMFGDYQGLRLKQPNGSSFQTVPTALERQGNFSELLSSASTITTSVPYSVVTKCNTAAGPKGTIYDPTTCLPFNGNIIPQSRQNQAAINYLNAFPLPNYGPDQGNNTLQNNYFTNPTQVQRLDDFDVRLDLIATHRDTLFVRYSYGQDVLIKGSLFPNLPAGSGSGMNPQHPRGEAVGYTHIFTANLVNEFRYGHIYDFYGYLPPFGNIPVSANLGIVNANRNSNLGGGAAINGGTLAYTGDGGQYTVPQSSNQFVDNLSWIHGKHSLKIGTSIEKRQVSFFHGSNNKGLFDFSGKQFTGFSMSDMVAGFAGSYSIGVADRYFITQNWETGYFAQDDWKVTPRLTLNLGLRYDLFTFPYEVNNNQSDFDLATQTLQVAGANGISRSIVHTNFKNFAPRVGFAYDLTGEGKTVLRGGYGIYYFLDRGGVGKQLSSNPDFAGSTSYSDVPTNGGYRITFSGQAPANDNNNQHATGSLPLPVFGQTVNRANPVNSSLISVDTNLPTPMVQQWNLQWQQQLMPSTSLNISYVGTASEHLLSWYNLNSQILGAAPNSKLYPALNSITRGEANGIGRYNGLQVFLNSRMAHGLQYTAAYTWSHTMDNSNGAFTTGTNSPGNRLFILPTGPDFKDNYGNSDQDQRNVFVFSALAELPFGRGKRFGSQIPWALDEIIGGWQLNTIASINSGTHFDVSTGDYFYTSPSGKTSLVSAGLNNRADLVQPVRYKKSIYEWFDTSSFVRPQVINPNGQTSTYIRPGTLGRNAMTGPGYRNVDMSLFKKFPITERVAGTFRAEAYNLTNTPAFTNPNGNLDSCGGTATAVCSTSITGVDSGSFGQINGTRIHSERQLQLAFEVMF; translated from the coding sequence GTGAGCCTCAACGCTCAAACCGATACAGCGCAAATACAGGGCACGGTCGCCGATTCGACGAATGCTATCATCTCGGGTGCGCAGGTCACCGTCACTAACCTGGAGACTGGGGCTTCCTCGGCAACCACCAGTGACGCATCCGGCAGGTTTAACTTCAGCGCTCTGGTTCGTGGCCGTTATAAGGCTGAGGTCCATGCCGATGGGTTCGAGAGCCAGGTACAGAACCTCGCGCTGGATGTTTCACAGGTTCAGGCCCTGAACTTCCATCTGAATCCGGGTTCCGTCAACTCGACCGTGACGGTCACCGACGCCGCTCCGCTGGTAAACACCACGACCTCTTCGACCGGCGCGGTCATCGAGGGCCGACAGGTGACGGAGCTTCCTTTGAATGGGCGTAACTTCACCCAGCTCGCGCTGCTCGTGCCCGGCGTTACCCGTGGACCCTACGGTGCCGATGCTTCCGGCCTCAACGGCAACGCCGAGACCTGGCGCAATAGTGAGACCGGTGGCGCCGCGCTGTCGGTGAATGGTCTGCGTGCGCAGTCCAATAACTTCGAGCTCGACGGCCTGGACAACAACGATGCGCTGGTAAACACCATCATCTTTTTCCCGCCCGTTGAAGCTACCCAGCAGTTCCGCGTCACCACGTCGGTGGCTCCGGCCGAGTTCGGCCGCGCTGGCGGAGCGATCGTGCAAAGCTCTATCAAATCTGGAACGAACCAGATTCATGGGTCCGCCTTTGTCTTTGACCGCGATCAGATCTTCGACGCCAGCCCTAACTACTTCGCACCCACCAAGCCGGCTGCCTCGTTCCATCGCGTCCAGTTCGGCGGAACGCTCGGCGGCCCGCTGTGGCGCGACAAGCTGTTCATGTTCGGCGATTACCAGGGCCTGCGCCTGAAGCAGCCCAACGGCAGCTCCTTCCAAACCGTTCCCACCGCGCTGGAGCGGCAGGGCAACTTCTCAGAACTTCTGAGCTCCGCGAGCACCATCACAACCAGTGTTCCTTATTCGGTGGTGACCAAGTGCAATACCGCCGCCGGCCCAAAGGGGACAATCTATGACCCCACCACCTGTCTGCCATTCAACGGCAACATTATTCCGCAATCGCGTCAAAATCAGGCGGCAATCAACTACCTGAACGCCTTCCCGCTCCCGAATTACGGTCCGGACCAGGGCAACAACACGCTCCAGAACAACTATTTCACCAATCCGACTCAGGTTCAGCGTCTGGATGATTTTGATGTGCGTCTGGATTTGATCGCAACCCACAGAGATACTCTTTTCGTCCGTTACAGCTATGGTCAGGATGTACTGATTAAGGGGAGCCTCTTCCCCAACCTGCCAGCCGGATCGGGTTCGGGCATGAATCCGCAGCACCCCCGCGGCGAGGCAGTGGGTTACACGCATATCTTCACCGCCAACCTCGTCAATGAGTTTCGGTACGGGCACATCTATGACTTCTATGGGTATCTGCCGCCGTTCGGAAACATACCGGTATCTGCAAATCTCGGCATCGTGAACGCCAATCGCAACTCTAACCTGGGTGGCGGCGCAGCGATCAACGGCGGCACTCTTGCCTACACCGGCGATGGCGGACAGTACACCGTTCCACAGTCAAGCAACCAGTTTGTCGACAATCTCTCCTGGATTCACGGCAAGCACTCCCTGAAGATCGGCACCAGCATTGAGAAGCGGCAGGTCTCCTTCTTCCACGGCTCCAACAACAAAGGACTGTTCGACTTCAGCGGAAAGCAATTTACTGGATTTTCCATGTCTGACATGGTCGCCGGGTTCGCTGGCAGCTATAGCATCGGAGTGGCAGATCGCTACTTCATCACGCAGAATTGGGAGACCGGCTATTTCGCCCAGGACGACTGGAAAGTCACGCCACGTCTGACGCTGAATCTCGGCCTGCGCTATGACCTGTTCACCTTCCCGTACGAAGTGAACAACAACCAGTCGGACTTCGATCTCGCCACGCAGACCCTGCAAGTTGCGGGCGCTAACGGCATCTCCCGGAGCATCGTTCACACCAACTTCAAGAACTTCGCTCCCCGTGTTGGTTTTGCCTACGACCTCACCGGCGAGGGCAAGACAGTGCTCCGCGGCGGCTACGGTATCTATTACTTCCTCGACCGCGGCGGCGTCGGTAAACAGCTTAGCTCCAATCCTGACTTTGCAGGATCGACCAGCTATTCTGATGTTCCGACGAACGGCGGCTACCGCATTACGTTCTCCGGGCAGGCGCCGGCAAACGACAACAATAATCAGCATGCAACGGGAAGCCTTCCGCTGCCGGTCTTCGGCCAGACGGTTAATCGTGCGAATCCTGTGAACTCGAGTCTGATCTCAGTCGATACTAATCTGCCCACACCGATGGTTCAGCAATGGAATCTTCAGTGGCAGCAGCAGTTGATGCCCAGCACGTCGCTGAACATCTCTTACGTGGGCACCGCGTCAGAGCATCTTCTGTCCTGGTATAACCTGAACTCGCAGATCCTGGGCGCTGCGCCGAACTCAAAGCTTTATCCGGCGTTGAATTCCATCACACGCGGCGAAGCTAACGGCATCGGCCGGTACAACGGTCTGCAGGTCTTCCTGAACAGCCGCATGGCGCATGGTCTGCAGTACACGGCTGCCTACACGTGGTCGCATACCATGGACAACTCGAACGGTGCGTTCACCACTGGCACCAACTCTCCCGGCAACCGCCTCTTCATCCTGCCCACAGGTCCGGACTTCAAGGACAACTATGGCAACTCGGACCAGGACCAGCGCAACGTCTTCGTATTCAGCGCGCTGGCAGAACTTCCCTTCGGTAGAGGCAAGCGGTTTGGCTCCCAGATTCCGTGGGCACTGGACGAAATCATTGGCGGATGGCAGTTGAACACGATTGCCTCCATCAATTCGGGCACCCATTTCGACGTCTCAACCGGTGATTATTTCTACACCTCGCCGAGTGGCAAAACGTCGCTTGTCAGTGCCGGCCTTAACAACCGTGCCGATCTGGTCCAGCCTGTGCGGTACAAGAAGAGCATCTACGAGTGGTTCGACACTTCCAGCTTCGTTCGCCCGCAGGTTATCAACCCTAACGGACAGACCAGCACCTACATCCGGCCGGGAACCCTGGGCCGCAACGCGATGACCGGCCCTGGCTACCGCAACGTCGACATGTCGTTGTTCAAGAAGTTTCCCATCACCGAACGGGTGGCAGGGACCTTCCGGGCCGAGGCTTACAACCTCACCAACACGCCGGCCTTCACCAATCCCAACGGCAACCTCGACAGTTGTGGTGGTACTGCTACTGCTGTGTGCTCCACTTCCATTACGGGTGTAGACAGCGGAAGCTTCGGTCAGATCAACGGAACACGTATTCATTCGGAACGCCAGCTCCAGCTCGCTTTCGAAGTGATGTTCTAA
- a CDS encoding winged helix-turn-helix domain-containing protein: protein MEIAKEHQEKGAAKFRFGVFEADPQSGELRKSGMRIRIQAQPFRVLIFLLERAGQIVSREEIQQQFWAANTMVDMERSLATAIHKIRECLGDTVGNPRFIETLARSGYRFIAPVHLIVPAIPDRPATVELNPSPPSHTELQPLPAPAKPAGISYPIGSVRFWSGIALLGALAVIGAYLAEHRAEARLAIPPHVAQVTFSNRVSPGDLFFESFPGTATDGSRIYFTQIENGRPVLAEVLIANGQTGILPLPEELATPSVDGISPDGFQLLLRNHLATSPEQALWIASTIGGAARRIPGILAHAATWMPDGQHILYATGNDLYIARDNGTESRKLITLPGRAFWMRWSPDGSKLRLTLVNDETHISALWELSADGSDAHMLLGNWNRMPAECCGSWTSDGKYYVFQSTEQGESNIWAIPGQRSLFEDSAKPVPITNGPLDYQAPITARDGHRIFFIGLDPKSELLQFEARSHSFVPYSSSLRNVRRVEFSRDGKWIAWIRQSDSSLWRSRSDGSAVLQLTARPMQVFRVQWSPDDRQLVLMARSTGQPWKMYMADAENGHLQPVLNEDHSEADPNWSPDGKSLVFGRSPERMAEPSQPKAIYMVDLATKQVTKLPGSDGLFSPRWSANGRYIAALSIDQTRLMLYDVAAKTWRQLAQQNIDDPTWSHDDNTLFFHDFAKAGQPIYKVTLTTGKVEQVTDMGDLHLANVVDYRFAGLAPGDIPLVNAIISAADLYSADLPH, encoded by the coding sequence ATGGAAATTGCGAAAGAGCATCAGGAAAAAGGAGCAGCAAAGTTTAGGTTTGGGGTCTTTGAGGCAGACCCGCAATCTGGAGAGCTGCGTAAATCCGGCATGCGGATTCGCATTCAGGCTCAGCCCTTCCGCGTTCTGATTTTTCTACTGGAGCGCGCCGGCCAAATTGTCTCCCGCGAAGAGATCCAGCAGCAATTTTGGGCAGCCAACACCATGGTCGACATGGAGCGTAGCCTGGCCACCGCGATCCATAAGATACGGGAATGCCTCGGGGACACAGTCGGGAATCCTCGATTCATAGAGACGTTGGCCCGTAGCGGCTACAGATTTATTGCTCCAGTCCATCTCATCGTTCCGGCCATTCCGGACAGACCCGCGACAGTCGAACTTAATCCATCGCCGCCTTCTCATACCGAGCTGCAGCCATTACCAGCGCCCGCAAAGCCAGCAGGTATCTCTTATCCCATTGGATCGGTGCGCTTCTGGTCCGGAATTGCGCTCCTCGGAGCTTTAGCGGTAATTGGTGCATATCTAGCCGAACATCGAGCCGAAGCGCGCCTGGCCATTCCGCCCCATGTTGCCCAGGTGACGTTTTCAAATCGCGTTTCGCCGGGCGATCTGTTCTTCGAGAGCTTCCCAGGCACGGCAACCGATGGATCGCGGATTTATTTCACGCAGATTGAGAACGGGCGCCCTGTTCTGGCTGAGGTTCTTATCGCCAATGGCCAAACGGGCATCCTGCCGCTCCCCGAAGAACTGGCCACGCCGTCCGTGGATGGCATCTCCCCAGACGGGTTCCAGCTATTGTTACGCAATCATCTGGCAACATCACCGGAGCAAGCGTTGTGGATCGCCTCGACGATCGGGGGGGCAGCACGTCGGATCCCCGGCATCCTCGCCCACGCCGCGACGTGGATGCCCGATGGACAACACATCCTGTATGCGACTGGCAACGACCTTTATATCGCGCGCGATAACGGGACGGAAAGCCGCAAGCTGATCACCCTTCCCGGCCGCGCCTTCTGGATGCGCTGGTCCCCGGACGGGAGCAAGCTGCGGCTCACACTGGTCAACGATGAGACGCACATTTCTGCGCTCTGGGAGCTCTCTGCCGACGGCTCGGATGCGCACATGCTGCTCGGAAACTGGAACAGGATGCCTGCGGAGTGTTGCGGAAGCTGGACGTCTGACGGCAAATACTACGTGTTCCAGTCCACGGAGCAGGGAGAAAGCAATATCTGGGCAATCCCCGGGCAGCGTAGTCTCTTCGAGGATTCCGCGAAACCTGTTCCGATTACCAATGGCCCGCTCGATTACCAGGCGCCAATCACGGCGCGTGACGGCCACCGGATTTTCTTTATCGGACTGGACCCAAAGTCGGAGCTGCTGCAATTTGAGGCGCGATCCCACAGTTTTGTACCGTATTCCAGCAGCCTTCGCAATGTGCGCCGCGTCGAATTCTCACGTGACGGCAAGTGGATTGCCTGGATTCGACAGAGTGACAGTTCGCTGTGGCGCAGCCGCAGCGATGGATCGGCCGTCCTACAGTTGACTGCACGCCCTATGCAGGTGTTCAGAGTGCAATGGTCCCCTGACGACCGACAGCTCGTTCTAATGGCTCGCTCTACCGGGCAACCGTGGAAGATGTACATGGCGGACGCTGAAAACGGTCATCTGCAACCCGTATTGAACGAAGATCATAGCGAGGCTGATCCTAATTGGTCTCCCGACGGAAAATCCCTGGTCTTCGGGCGTTCGCCCGAGAGGATGGCCGAACCTTCCCAGCCCAAGGCAATCTATATGGTCGATCTGGCAACAAAGCAGGTTACAAAGTTGCCTGGATCCGACGGCCTGTTCAGCCCACGTTGGTCGGCGAATGGCAGGTACATTGCGGCGCTTTCCATCGATCAGACGAGGTTGATGCTATACGATGTGGCAGCAAAAACATGGCGACAGCTCGCCCAGCAGAATATCGACGATCCCACCTGGTCGCACGACGATAACACACTTTTCTTTCATGACTTTGCGAAAGCAGGCCAGCCCATCTACAAGGTTACTCTGACCACAGGAAAGGTAGAACAAGTGACCGATATGGGCGACCTGCACCTCGCGAATGTTGTCGATTACCGATTTGCCGGGCTGGCCCCGGGAGACATTCCTTTGGTCAACGCGATCATATCGGCGGCCGATCTCTACTCGGCAGATTTGCCGCACTAA
- a CDS encoding winged helix-turn-helix domain-containing protein translates to MGHKPYSGASQVRFGCFEMDLQSGELRKSGVRVRLQAQPFRVLAVLVEHAGEVVTREELQRCLWGNVTTVDFDHGMHIAINKIREVLEDSADYPQFIETLSRRGYRFIAAVSVVDEVVSERVVSSIAELPNDLQPHNRVTQLLPWLLAAVSSAALLSTLLILFLRTEVTHITPLRIHEVTYSGRVYPGQPLQESLAQTATDGSRIYFPQIENGRPVLSQTSIGDGETSTLSIASTIPAPILEDISPDGSRILVRNQLDRETEGPLWIVSTIGGAAQQFSNILAHDATWMPDGQKILYATGMDLMVANEDGTDRRRLASLPGRAFWLRWSPNGKVLRFTLLNTLDHITSLWEMSADGKTIRPLLSGWSHPESECCGSWTADGRYFVFQSAHNGLNNIWALDEGRLLGGLLPKKPFQLTNGPLSYQSPITARTGHQIFFLGLNTRSELLQYEPALKLFLPNNNILTSAQFVRFSRDGQWVAWISLRGSTLWRSRTDGTRRLQLTTAPMEVYMMQWSADGRSLVVMGREPGKLWRLYQVNAEDADLHPLLKEERNEADPNWSPDGTQIVFGRPPDVMAERSQPKAIYLLDLKTHTFAPLPGSEGLFSPRWSPDGRYIAAIPLGQRRLMLFDWTTKTWKTLVSQPAADPIWSHDGRWIYFHNFVEESQAIYRVSVPDGHVERVAGLGNLQSIDIADFRFVGLTPGDQPLIRARMSTANIYSADLNDTIGAPVHMDH, encoded by the coding sequence GTGGGCCACAAACCATATAGCGGCGCCTCGCAGGTACGCTTCGGATGTTTCGAGATGGATCTGCAAAGCGGAGAGCTGCGCAAGTCGGGGGTTCGTGTCAGGCTTCAGGCCCAGCCATTTCGAGTGCTGGCCGTCCTGGTGGAGCATGCCGGAGAGGTTGTCACACGCGAGGAGTTGCAGCGGTGCCTGTGGGGCAACGTGACGACGGTCGACTTCGATCATGGCATGCACATCGCGATAAACAAGATCCGCGAGGTGCTGGAAGATTCAGCCGACTATCCCCAATTCATTGAGACGCTGTCTAGGCGCGGCTACCGCTTCATCGCTGCTGTCTCAGTCGTCGACGAAGTGGTCTCGGAGCGGGTAGTAAGCAGTATTGCGGAGCTACCCAATGATCTGCAACCGCATAACAGGGTGACACAGTTGCTGCCTTGGCTGTTGGCGGCCGTCAGCTCCGCTGCGCTGCTGAGCACCCTCCTGATTTTGTTTCTCCGGACGGAAGTCACCCACATCACGCCGCTCCGTATCCACGAGGTGACCTACTCCGGCCGAGTCTATCCTGGCCAACCACTGCAGGAGAGCCTGGCGCAGACGGCCACTGACGGCTCCCGCATCTACTTTCCTCAGATTGAGAACGGCAGGCCTGTGCTGTCGCAGACATCCATTGGGGACGGCGAGACCAGTACGCTGTCCATTGCCTCTACAATTCCTGCACCGATACTGGAAGACATCTCACCGGATGGCTCCAGGATATTAGTGCGCAACCAACTCGACCGCGAGACCGAAGGGCCGCTGTGGATTGTGTCAACTATTGGGGGTGCCGCGCAGCAGTTCTCCAACATCCTGGCGCACGACGCAACGTGGATGCCGGATGGACAGAAGATCCTCTACGCAACGGGTATGGATCTGATGGTCGCGAACGAAGACGGCACCGACCGACGGAGACTGGCGTCCTTACCGGGGCGCGCCTTCTGGCTACGCTGGTCGCCGAATGGCAAAGTGCTCCGCTTCACCCTGTTGAACACATTGGATCACATCACATCGCTCTGGGAGATGTCGGCCGACGGGAAGACGATCCGTCCATTGCTGTCAGGTTGGAGTCATCCCGAATCAGAGTGCTGCGGTAGCTGGACTGCTGACGGGCGATACTTCGTCTTCCAGTCGGCGCACAACGGGCTTAACAATATATGGGCGCTGGATGAGGGCCGCCTGCTCGGCGGGCTGCTCCCAAAGAAGCCCTTTCAACTAACGAACGGTCCCCTCAGTTACCAGTCACCCATTACGGCACGCACCGGGCATCAGATTTTCTTTCTCGGTCTGAACACACGATCGGAGTTGCTTCAATACGAGCCGGCACTAAAGCTCTTTCTGCCGAACAACAACATCCTCACCTCGGCGCAGTTTGTGCGGTTCTCACGGGATGGGCAGTGGGTGGCGTGGATCAGCCTTCGTGGCAGCACGCTGTGGCGCAGTCGGACAGACGGCACAAGGCGGTTACAGCTAACGACAGCACCGATGGAAGTCTACATGATGCAGTGGTCGGCGGACGGACGAAGCCTGGTCGTGATGGGACGAGAACCAGGCAAGCTGTGGCGACTCTATCAGGTGAACGCGGAGGATGCGGATCTGCACCCGCTGCTCAAGGAGGAGAGGAACGAGGCAGATCCCAACTGGTCCCCGGACGGCACCCAGATTGTGTTTGGCAGGCCGCCGGATGTAATGGCAGAACGGTCACAACCCAAGGCGATCTACCTTCTGGACCTGAAAACCCACACTTTTGCCCCGCTACCTGGATCGGAGGGGCTGTTCAGCCCCCGCTGGTCACCGGATGGCCGATACATTGCAGCTATACCACTTGGACAGCGCAGACTGATGCTCTTTGACTGGACCACCAAAACATGGAAGACACTGGTGTCGCAGCCCGCGGCCGACCCCATATGGTCCCACGACGGACGCTGGATTTACTTCCACAATTTTGTGGAAGAGTCGCAAGCCATCTACCGTGTGTCCGTCCCTGATGGCCACGTCGAGCGCGTGGCTGGTCTAGGCAATTTGCAATCGATTGACATAGCGGATTTCCGATTTGTCGGTCTGACTCCGGGCGATCAGCCGTTGATCCGGGCGCGCATGTCTACGGCCAATATCTATTCTGCCGACCTTAACGATACGATTGGAGCTCCCGTCCATATGGACCACTGA
- a CDS encoding glycoside hydrolase family 31 protein, giving the protein MNRFIFVLLLVIPAISLGQTLPLERNGQTITIEPYAPNVVRVTLSMIAREAEAGPGYGFVAKPEQTGWKHVVGKNGADIYQSSRMTVTVAPAHRHDPHAKLPDTAKFFSGSVPGTDISVTLPDGSPLAEMNGWQMAELNQKDDTLKDARGIKAQDLPLYTVGASFRAADDEHYYGLGENQEGYLDHRQRPITCAANYLAPASPSYCVPFLVTNKGYGIVWDNPSSTTVSPAFDGETKWTSTLGRRVSFFVIAGKTTDEIYGGYRLLTGATPMLPKAAYGFIQCKQRYRSQAEVLAVAKGYRERHLPLDILVVDWFYYTKMGQYDFDPEAWPDPAEMNKQLHAQNIESMISVWPRFAPGSRYYNFLLDKGWFEHYASGIPVTADEPAPGKPVDGMPYDKAGSDIDTTNPEAAKWWWSLIRDNIAAKGFDFFWADETEPDLPPDGAYLSVGPGTQYLNVYPLFHTGAIYDGVRRDKPQQRALTLSRDAYLGAQRNGAIFWSSDISPTWDTLRRQIPTGLNVAASGIAYTGNDIGGWQNLPYTHTPAHPPLIDPTSARDNVGHDDDYPELYVRWFEYGTFLPTMRTHGTRRYNEIWSYGTEAEPILEKYLKLRYTLMPYIYSLGWFTHQTGAPFMRALFMDFPHDNKVMNITDEYMFGPALLVAPVVDQGATTREVYLPEGTDWYNYWTNEKVHGGQTITVKAPIDTIPLFVRAGSILPLGTPVESTHDKQAIAKVKVYPGANGKFTLYSDDGTTYAYEKGDRQITTLKWDDSARKLTQEGAKAWDDRESNPVEIVH; this is encoded by the coding sequence ATGAATCGTTTTATCTTTGTGCTTTTGCTAGTTATTCCTGCTATCTCGCTTGGCCAGACGTTGCCACTTGAGCGAAATGGGCAAACGATTACGATCGAGCCGTATGCGCCAAATGTTGTGCGCGTGACCTTGAGCATGATCGCGCGAGAGGCAGAAGCGGGACCGGGCTATGGCTTCGTGGCGAAACCAGAACAGACCGGCTGGAAGCATGTCGTAGGTAAGAACGGGGCTGACATCTATCAAAGCTCGCGCATGACTGTGACAGTCGCGCCTGCACACCGCCACGATCCTCATGCGAAGCTGCCGGATACCGCTAAATTCTTTTCCGGTTCCGTTCCTGGCACAGATATTTCTGTCACATTGCCCGACGGCTCTCCACTCGCTGAGATGAATGGATGGCAGATGGCGGAGTTGAATCAGAAGGACGACACACTAAAGGACGCGCGCGGGATCAAAGCGCAAGATCTGCCGCTTTATACTGTGGGCGCAAGCTTTCGGGCAGCCGATGACGAGCACTATTATGGTTTGGGTGAAAATCAAGAGGGCTATCTCGATCATCGTCAGCGCCCCATTACGTGCGCAGCAAATTATCTAGCGCCAGCTTCTCCGTCTTACTGCGTACCTTTCCTGGTAACGAATAAAGGTTACGGAATCGTCTGGGATAATCCATCGTCGACAACTGTTTCCCCGGCCTTTGATGGTGAGACAAAATGGACCTCGACACTGGGTAGACGCGTTTCGTTTTTTGTCATCGCCGGAAAGACGACTGATGAGATCTATGGAGGCTACAGGCTTCTGACCGGTGCGACTCCGATGCTGCCAAAGGCAGCGTACGGGTTCATTCAGTGCAAGCAGCGGTATCGCTCGCAGGCAGAGGTTCTCGCCGTTGCCAAAGGCTATCGCGAACGTCACCTGCCCCTGGACATTCTTGTTGTCGACTGGTTCTATTACACCAAGATGGGGCAGTATGACTTCGACCCCGAGGCATGGCCCGATCCCGCGGAGATGAACAAACAACTGCATGCGCAAAATATCGAGTCGATGATCAGCGTGTGGCCGCGATTTGCGCCGGGGTCGCGCTACTACAATTTCCTGCTGGATAAAGGCTGGTTTGAGCACTACGCGAGTGGGATTCCCGTGACGGCCGATGAACCGGCGCCGGGCAAGCCGGTGGATGGAATGCCGTACGACAAGGCCGGTTCGGACATCGATACCACTAATCCTGAGGCAGCGAAGTGGTGGTGGAGTTTGATTCGCGACAATATTGCAGCGAAAGGCTTTGACTTTTTCTGGGCTGATGAGACCGAGCCAGACCTGCCGCCAGATGGAGCTTACCTCAGCGTCGGTCCCGGCACACAATACCTCAATGTGTACCCGCTATTTCATACGGGGGCGATCTATGATGGTGTTCGCCGGGACAAGCCGCAACAACGTGCTCTCACACTCTCGCGCGATGCTTATCTGGGCGCACAGCGAAATGGAGCGATCTTCTGGTCGTCGGATATTTCGCCTACGTGGGATACGCTGCGCCGCCAGATTCCAACCGGACTCAACGTCGCGGCCTCGGGGATTGCCTATACGGGAAACGATATCGGCGGTTGGCAGAATCTACCCTACACACATACCCCGGCACATCCGCCGCTCATTGATCCTACGAGCGCGCGCGATAATGTCGGACATGATGACGACTATCCTGAACTTTATGTGCGCTGGTTTGAGTATGGAACCTTTTTGCCGACCATGCGCACCCATGGAACGCGCCGCTACAACGAGATTTGGAGCTATGGCACCGAGGCTGAGCCGATCCTCGAGAAGTATCTCAAGCTGCGGTACACGCTGATGCCTTATATCTATTCGCTTGGTTGGTTTACTCATCAGACCGGTGCACCCTTCATGCGGGCCTTGTTTATGGATTTTCCCCATGACAACAAGGTCATGAATATAACCGATGAGTACATGTTTGGCCCAGCATTGCTTGTCGCCCCAGTGGTTGATCAGGGAGCCACCACACGAGAAGTTTATCTGCCCGAAGGAACGGACTGGTATAACTACTGGACGAATGAGAAAGTACACGGCGGACAGACCATCACCGTCAAGGCTCCAATCGATACGATCCCACTCTTTGTACGAGCTGGGTCTATATTGCCCCTGGGTACCCCGGTAGAAAGCACGCATGATAAGCAGGCGATCGCGAAGGTGAAAGTGTATCCCGGTGCCAACGGAAAATTTACGCTCTACAGCGACGATGGCACAACCTACGCCTACGAAAAAGGAGACAGGCAGATCACAACGCTCAAGTGGGACGATTCGGCTCGTAAGCTCACACAGGAAGGCGCGAAGGCATGGGACGACCGAGAGAGTAACCCGGTTGAGATTGTGCATTAA